From Kineosporia succinea, the proteins below share one genomic window:
- a CDS encoding recombinase family protein — MSKRFAFYGRVSTEDQQDPASSRQWQLSRSRSLIEPQGGEIVAEFFDIGQTRALPWRRRKQASALLDTFQDSARGFEAVVIGEPARAFYGNQFGLTFPLFVHYDVELWVPEIGGRVDPGSEAHEMIMTLYGGMSKGERNRIKIRVRTSMTAQATNEGRYLGGRPPYGYRLEDAGPHRNPGKAALGLRAHRLVVDAATAAVVNRIFRDYLSGQGMTMIANQLNRERIPCPSAHDRSRNAHRSGEAWVAPTVEAILRNPRYTGFEAWNKQRKEEVLIDVNDVALGHQTRLRWNTRDSWIISPKQMHEAIVDEDLFKQTQIAMQARRHRATYSAMTGPRAERRSQRHYALRGVLSCGRCGRIMEGSWNHHRSHYRCKLKAADTDLARTGHPRTVYVREDKILPHLDAWLDDLFSPSRRQKTVDLLLAAAEDPALEARRQALREQVTVCEGKLRRYREALEAGTDPVMIAEWTREITAERAGLELALVDLDPSTRVTRSDLLKAVEQLSTVSQMLKKAEPQDRCDLYVQLGLHLSYEDENRLILASVDARTCTRVSVRGGT, encoded by the coding sequence ATGAGCAAGCGCTTCGCGTTTTACGGCAGGGTCTCCACGGAGGACCAGCAGGATCCAGCCTCCTCACGGCAGTGGCAACTGTCGCGCTCACGCAGCCTGATCGAGCCGCAGGGCGGGGAGATCGTCGCGGAGTTCTTCGACATCGGCCAGACGCGGGCATTGCCCTGGCGGCGCCGCAAGCAGGCCTCCGCGCTCCTGGACACCTTCCAGGACTCCGCCCGTGGATTCGAGGCGGTCGTGATCGGTGAGCCCGCCCGCGCGTTCTACGGCAATCAGTTTGGTCTCACCTTCCCGCTTTTCGTCCACTACGACGTGGAGCTGTGGGTCCCCGAGATCGGTGGTCGCGTAGACCCGGGGAGCGAGGCGCACGAGATGATCATGACGCTCTACGGAGGCATGTCCAAAGGAGAGCGCAATCGCATCAAGATCCGCGTGCGCACCTCGATGACCGCTCAGGCGACCAACGAGGGGCGCTATCTCGGAGGCCGGCCGCCGTACGGGTACCGGCTCGAAGATGCCGGGCCTCATCGCAACCCGGGTAAGGCCGCACTCGGGTTGAGGGCTCACCGCCTGGTCGTCGATGCGGCGACCGCGGCGGTGGTGAACCGCATCTTTCGCGACTACCTGTCCGGCCAGGGAATGACCATGATCGCGAACCAGCTCAACCGCGAGCGGATTCCATGCCCGTCGGCTCACGATCGCTCCCGCAATGCGCACCGCAGCGGTGAAGCGTGGGTTGCACCGACCGTCGAGGCCATCTTGAGGAATCCTCGCTACACGGGCTTCGAAGCGTGGAACAAGCAGCGCAAGGAGGAAGTCCTGATCGACGTGAATGACGTCGCTCTGGGGCACCAGACGCGCCTGCGCTGGAATACGCGGGACAGCTGGATCATCTCACCGAAGCAGATGCACGAAGCCATCGTGGATGAAGACCTGTTCAAGCAGACCCAGATCGCGATGCAGGCACGGCGGCACAGAGCCACCTACTCGGCCATGACCGGTCCTCGAGCCGAACGTCGTTCTCAGCGTCATTACGCCCTTCGTGGCGTGCTGTCGTGCGGACGCTGCGGGCGGATCATGGAGGGGAGCTGGAATCACCATCGGTCGCACTACCGGTGCAAGCTGAAGGCGGCCGACACCGACCTTGCGAGGACGGGACATCCGCGAACGGTGTACGTCCGCGAAGACAAGATCCTTCCTCACCTGGATGCCTGGCTCGACGACCTGTTCTCTCCGTCGCGACGTCAGAAGACGGTCGATCTGCTGCTGGCCGCAGCTGAGGATCCTGCGCTGGAGGCTCGTCGGCAGGCTCTCCGCGAGCAGGTGACCGTGTGCGAGGGAAAGCTGCGTCGCTATCGCGAGGCCCTGGAGGCGGGCACAGATCCAGTGATGATCGCCGAGTGGACCCGGGAGATCACCGCGGAGCGGGCGGGGCTGGAACTCGCGCTGGTGGATCTAGATCCGTCGACTCGGGTTACCCGGAGCGATCTGCTGAAAGCGGTGGAACAGCTCTCAACCGTGTCCCAGATGCTGAAAAAGGCCGAGCCACAAGACCGTTGCGATCTCTACGTGCAGCTCGGCCTTCACCTCAGTTACGAGGACGAGAACCGGTTGATCCTGGCATCTGTGGATGCCAGGACGTGTACCAGAGTAAGTGTCCGAGGGGGGACTTGA